The Corallococcus soli genome includes a window with the following:
- a CDS encoding BMP family lipoprotein, whose product MMLRPFHVLALAALLCACSKKTEEAPKAPSPSATATKPSEAKPLVVGLVIDVGGRGDHSFNDASLRGLELWAAGKKYEGGRYVDAPAGEVRQSISSDLASLAPEVKTLPIQPLVLQSKAQEDYAPNLQLLVEQGAKLTIGNGYLLANAVRDVATENPDARFLLIDSQLLDAQGKAKSLPNVRTVLFKEQEGSFLVGALAGLVTKTNKVGFVGGIEVPLIKRFDVGYRAGVRTTNPKAADALMGVYTGSFNSVSSGKEVAQDLIAKGADVIFHAAGTDGLGVIQAVKEARAAGKTVFAIGVDSDQSHLAPDAILTSMVKHSDLAVYQAAKDLVDGKLTAGEQVLGLKENGVGMADVRVDFPGKAEALQKVEALRQQILAGKLTVPGTTAELSSFQVAAP is encoded by the coding sequence ATGATGCTCCGCCCATTCCACGTGCTCGCCCTGGCCGCGCTCCTGTGCGCCTGCTCCAAGAAGACGGAAGAGGCCCCCAAGGCCCCCTCCCCGTCCGCCACCGCCACGAAGCCGTCCGAGGCGAAGCCCCTGGTCGTGGGGCTCGTCATCGACGTGGGCGGGCGCGGGGACCACTCGTTCAACGACGCGTCCCTGCGCGGCCTGGAGCTGTGGGCGGCCGGCAAGAAGTACGAGGGCGGCCGGTACGTGGACGCCCCCGCTGGCGAGGTGCGTCAGTCCATCTCCTCCGACCTGGCCTCGCTCGCACCGGAAGTGAAGACGCTGCCCATCCAGCCGCTGGTGCTCCAGAGCAAGGCGCAGGAGGACTACGCCCCCAACCTCCAGTTGCTGGTGGAGCAGGGCGCGAAGCTGACCATCGGCAACGGGTACCTGCTGGCCAACGCGGTGCGTGACGTGGCCACGGAGAACCCGGACGCCCGGTTCCTGCTCATCGACAGCCAGCTGCTGGACGCGCAGGGCAAGGCGAAGTCGCTGCCCAACGTGCGCACCGTGCTGTTCAAGGAGCAGGAGGGCAGCTTCCTGGTGGGCGCGCTGGCGGGGCTCGTCACGAAGACGAACAAGGTGGGCTTCGTGGGGGGCATCGAGGTGCCGCTCATCAAGCGCTTCGACGTGGGCTACCGCGCGGGCGTGCGCACCACGAACCCGAAGGCGGCGGACGCGCTGATGGGCGTGTACACGGGCAGCTTCAACAGCGTGTCGTCGGGCAAGGAGGTGGCGCAGGACCTCATCGCCAAGGGCGCGGACGTCATCTTCCACGCGGCGGGCACGGACGGGCTGGGCGTCATCCAGGCGGTGAAGGAGGCGCGCGCGGCGGGCAAGACGGTGTTCGCCATTGGCGTGGACTCCGACCAGTCACACCTGGCGCCGGACGCCATCCTCACGTCCATGGTGAAGCACAGCGACCTGGCCGTGTACCAGGCGGCGAAGGACCTGGTGGACGGCAAGCTGACGGCGGGCGAGCAGGTGCTGGGCCTGAAGGAGAATGGCGTGGGCATGGCCGACGTGCGCGTGGACTTCCCGGGCAAGGCGGAGGCGCTCCAGAAGGTGGAGGCGCTGCGCCAGCAGATCCTCGCCGGGAAGCTCACGGTGCCGGGGACGACCGCGGAGCTGTCCTCCTTCCAGGTCGCCGCGCCCTGA
- a CDS encoding thymidine phosphorylase, with protein MQPYELIKAKRDGGRLDPSDIQAFIQAYTAGTVADYQMAAMCMAIFFKGLDARELGAWARAMLNSGEVLDLSDTPAIKVDKHSTGGVGDKVSLSLAPLAAACGVPVPMISGRGLGHTGGTLDKLESIPGFRVDLSTADYRRLVREVGCCLIGQTAQVAPADKKLYALRDVTATVDCIPLIASSIMSKKLAEGIDALVLDVKVGSGAFMKTADDARVLARTMIGLGAEMNRKVVALLTDMDQPLGRQVGNALEVREAVDMLRGEAPDDYTEITYALTAEMLVLGKKAATVEEAREKLRRSVEDGSALRKLKEIVQSQGGDPRSIDDYSLLPTAKATTDVVAPRDGFVTGIHTEGVGLAAVALGAGRQRVDSRIDPAVGFTLLKKVGEPVKQGEPVVQVHYNDAAPVADVKARLLAAYQFGDRAPAARPLVLDRLE; from the coding sequence GTGCAACCCTACGAGCTCATCAAGGCCAAGCGCGACGGCGGCAGACTGGACCCGTCGGACATCCAGGCGTTCATCCAGGCGTACACCGCGGGCACCGTGGCCGACTACCAGATGGCCGCCATGTGCATGGCCATCTTCTTCAAGGGCCTGGACGCGCGCGAGCTGGGGGCCTGGGCCCGCGCCATGCTCAACTCCGGCGAGGTCCTGGACCTGTCCGACACGCCCGCCATCAAGGTGGACAAGCACTCCACGGGCGGCGTGGGCGACAAGGTGTCCCTGAGCCTCGCGCCCCTGGCGGCCGCCTGCGGCGTGCCCGTGCCCATGATCTCCGGGCGCGGCCTGGGCCACACCGGAGGCACCCTGGACAAGCTGGAGTCCATCCCCGGCTTCCGCGTGGACCTGTCCACCGCGGACTACCGCCGGCTGGTGCGCGAGGTGGGGTGCTGCCTCATCGGCCAGACGGCCCAGGTGGCGCCCGCGGACAAGAAGCTCTACGCGCTGCGCGACGTGACGGCGACGGTGGACTGCATCCCGCTCATCGCGTCCTCCATCATGAGCAAGAAGCTGGCGGAGGGCATCGACGCGCTGGTGCTCGACGTGAAGGTGGGCAGCGGCGCCTTCATGAAGACGGCGGACGACGCGCGCGTGCTGGCCAGGACCATGATTGGCCTGGGCGCGGAGATGAACCGCAAGGTCGTGGCCCTGCTCACGGACATGGACCAGCCCCTGGGCCGCCAGGTGGGCAACGCCCTGGAGGTTCGCGAGGCGGTGGACATGCTCCGCGGCGAGGCGCCCGACGACTACACCGAAATCACCTACGCCCTCACGGCGGAGATGCTGGTGCTGGGCAAGAAGGCCGCCACCGTGGAGGAGGCGCGCGAGAAGCTGCGCCGCTCCGTGGAGGACGGCAGCGCGCTCAGGAAACTCAAGGAGATCGTCCAGTCGCAGGGCGGCGACCCGCGCTCCATCGACGACTACTCGCTCTTGCCCACGGCGAAGGCCACGACGGACGTGGTCGCGCCCCGGGACGGCTTCGTCACCGGCATCCACACCGAAGGCGTGGGCCTGGCGGCGGTGGCGCTGGGCGCGGGGCGGCAGCGCGTGGACAGCCGGATTGATCCCGCCGTGGGCTTCACGCTGCTCAAGAAGGTCGGCGAGCCGGTGAAGCAGGGCGAGCCCGTGGTGCAGGTGCACTACAACGACGCGGCCCCCGTGGCGGACGTGAAGGCGCGGCTGCTCGCGGCCTACCAGTTTGGCGACCGGGCGCCCGCGGCCCGCCCGCTGGTGCTGGATCGGCTGGAGTAG
- a CDS encoding ABC transporter ATP-binding protein: MSLEDASLDIVPGELLAVVGENGAGKSSLMNVLYGLYHPDAGTFLMDGKPVRLKSPRDAIARGIGMVHQHFMLVPTLTVAENVVLGREPTRRGLLDLDRACDEVAATAKRFGFQLDPRARVDTLTVGSQQKVEIVKALHRGAQVLILDEPTAVLTPQESDELAQVMRGLVQQGRTVVLISHKLKEVLGVADRVAVMRRGRTVAEVRASETTVSALASLMVGEGSRGAALTGVPATSAPGPVEAGAGTHDARSTEAGVPSSEAGGPGASTAGPVVLDAKDLRARGDNGRPALQGVSLTVRAGEIVGIAGVDGNGQRELAEVLTGLRVLDGGEGTLLGGPLTGLTPARAKARGVGHVPEDRLARAVVKAMSVEENVALGRHRQPPFARGPWVDFKGRRERTNQLLTTYDVRPPDPTMALQAMSGGNQQKVVVARELDADPKLLVVVQPTRGLDIGAVAQVHARLREARARGAGVVMVSLDLEEVLALSDRVYVLYEGRVTGHFPRKDLDERELGRRMLGAESDHG; this comes from the coding sequence GTGTCCCTGGAGGACGCGTCGCTGGACATCGTCCCGGGGGAGCTGCTCGCCGTGGTGGGTGAGAACGGCGCGGGCAAGTCCAGCCTGATGAACGTGCTGTACGGGCTGTACCACCCGGACGCGGGCACGTTCCTGATGGACGGCAAGCCCGTGCGGCTCAAGAGCCCGCGCGACGCCATCGCGCGGGGCATTGGCATGGTGCACCAGCACTTCATGCTCGTGCCCACGCTGACGGTGGCGGAGAACGTGGTGCTGGGCCGCGAGCCCACCCGGCGCGGCCTGCTGGACCTGGACCGGGCCTGTGACGAGGTGGCGGCCACGGCGAAGCGCTTCGGGTTCCAGTTGGATCCGCGAGCGCGCGTGGACACGCTCACGGTGGGGTCGCAGCAGAAGGTGGAGATCGTCAAGGCGCTGCACCGGGGCGCGCAGGTGCTCATCCTGGACGAGCCGACGGCGGTGCTCACACCCCAGGAGTCGGACGAGCTGGCGCAGGTGATGCGCGGACTCGTCCAGCAGGGGCGCACGGTGGTGCTCATCAGCCACAAGCTGAAGGAGGTGCTGGGCGTGGCGGACCGCGTGGCGGTGATGCGCCGGGGCCGCACCGTGGCCGAGGTGCGCGCGTCCGAGACGACCGTCTCCGCGCTGGCGTCGCTGATGGTGGGCGAGGGCTCGCGCGGCGCGGCGCTGACCGGCGTGCCCGCGACGTCCGCCCCGGGCCCCGTGGAAGCGGGGGCCGGCACGCACGACGCGAGAAGCACGGAGGCGGGCGTCCCATCCTCCGAGGCCGGCGGGCCCGGCGCCAGCACCGCGGGCCCGGTCGTGCTCGATGCGAAGGACCTGCGGGCCCGGGGTGACAATGGCCGGCCGGCGCTCCAGGGCGTGAGCCTCACCGTGCGCGCGGGTGAAATCGTCGGCATCGCCGGGGTGGACGGCAACGGGCAGCGCGAGCTGGCCGAGGTGCTCACCGGCCTGCGCGTCCTGGACGGCGGCGAGGGCACGCTGCTGGGAGGCCCCCTCACGGGCCTCACCCCGGCGCGGGCGAAGGCTCGCGGCGTGGGGCACGTGCCCGAGGACCGGCTGGCGCGCGCGGTGGTGAAGGCGATGAGCGTGGAGGAGAACGTGGCGCTGGGCCGGCACCGCCAGCCGCCCTTCGCGCGCGGGCCCTGGGTGGACTTCAAGGGACGCCGCGAGCGCACGAACCAGCTGCTCACCACCTACGACGTGCGCCCGCCCGACCCGACGATGGCGCTCCAGGCGATGTCCGGCGGCAACCAGCAGAAGGTCGTGGTGGCGCGCGAGCTGGACGCGGATCCGAAGCTGCTCGTCGTGGTGCAGCCCACGCGCGGGCTGGACATCGGCGCGGTGGCCCAGGTGCACGCGCGGCTGCGCGAGGCCAGGGCCCGGGGCGCGGGGGTGGTGATGGTGTCGCTGGACCTGGAGGAGGTGCTGGCGCTGTCCGACCGCGT